The sequence ACGCTGTTATCGGTGGCTACCGCTAGCCGGCTGGCGTAGCTGCGCTCAATGTCACCGCGAAAGCCGCTCTCGGCTAAGGCGTCAAGAAATTCAAAATAGGTGGGAGTTATCTGCGCTTGCAGATCTATCCTTGGGATCATAACGGCCAGTTCCCTGTGATTGGTACTTATTGTAGGTAATAAGTATTGGTATAAGTGCGCCCAGAATGGAGTGCAGTATACAGAAAAATAGCGCCCAGCGCCTAGATCCAAGCGCCGAGCTAAAAAACTAATCCACACTTTTTACCGGCTGGATGTTGAGCTGGGCGCTTGGTGCTCGGCGCTGAGTCATAAGTAATTAGATGATTCATAAAGCGGGCGAACAGCGCGGCTTGGCTATCTATGGCCAGCTTGGCGTACAAATGCTTGCGATGATTTTTCACCGTGCCCTCGCCGATACCTAATTGCTGCGCGATGGCGGCGTTATCTTGGCCCTGTACCAATAGCATCGCCACCTGTTGCTCCCGTGGTGTTAGCCGTGATTGACCAAAGCTGATTAAGGCTTGCTCAACGCGTACCCGCATCGATGCCGTGGTATTAGGAGAGGTGGTGTTAGGAACAGTGGTATTAAGGCGAGCTAAGCTCGGCGGTACAGGCGCATCAACAATCGACCTTTGCGCCGGGCTTTGAGCTAACGTTTCTGTACCCTTGGGCCAGTGCTGACGACACAAGGCACTGAGAATAGGCAGGAGCTGGCGTAGCTCCTGCTGTTCAGCGCCGCTAAAAGGAGTGGCGGTTAAGCGGCCTAAAAACAGCGTTAGCCATTGCTGCTCGTTGAGTGCTAATACTATGCCAAGCTCTTGCTGCCAGCCCGTTGCCTGATAAAAATCAGCCATATAATCGGGGTCATTCACGCCCTGTTGCTGCATAACGGCACTCAGCGAATAGACACCGTCATTTAAGCCGTGGCGCAGTGCGCGATAGAAAGGGTCTTGGGCATAAATGCCATTTAAATACTCACTAAATAGCAGCTCCCGCCTATCCGCCAAATTATCATACAAATACACCGCCGAGCCCGCTGCTTGATAGCTCAAGATTATACAGCAATCGCTATCGACATAAGAACTCACCAGCTTAGCCAAGCGCCGAGCAAAGGCAACTGAGCCTATGGCCTCGATAGCCTCAGCCAACGCCTGCTGCTTATTTTCATTGCCTATCGACATAAGAGACCTTG comes from Oceanisphaera profunda and encodes:
- a CDS encoding helix-turn-helix transcriptional regulator translates to MSIGNENKQQALAEAIEAIGSVAFARRLAKLVSSYVDSDCCIILSYQAAGSAVYLYDNLADRRELLFSEYLNGIYAQDPFYRALRHGLNDGVYSLSAVMQQQGVNDPDYMADFYQATGWQQELGIVLALNEQQWLTLFLGRLTATPFSGAEQQELRQLLPILSALCRQHWPKGTETLAQSPAQRSIVDAPVPPSLARLNTTVPNTTSPNTTASMRVRVEQALISFGQSRLTPREQQVAMLLVQGQDNAAIAQQLGIGEGTVKNHRKHLYAKLAIDSQAALFARFMNHLITYDSAPSTKRPAQHPAGKKCGLVF